The Coffea arabica cultivar ET-39 chromosome 4e, Coffea Arabica ET-39 HiFi, whole genome shotgun sequence genome includes a window with the following:
- the LOC140006058 gene encoding uncharacterized protein: protein MESKPSSSPPNFIDQQVVPGDVVLDLSTMTNQTIKLGSGLRQDGDAISAIKAGVLRFAKPNKYWVESSQKRYVPCAGDTVLGIVVDSRSDNFLVDIKGPTLAFLPVLAFEGGTRRNIPKFEVGTLLYVRVVKANVGMNPELSCMDASGKAAEFGRLKDGYMFESSTGLSRMLLSSPTCPVLEAFGKNLSFEIAVGLNGRVWVNAESPANLILVANAIMKSESLSAVQQKILVERLLKRVQ, encoded by the exons ATGGAATCTAAACCCTCAAGTTCGCCGCCAAATTTCATCGATCAGCAAGTG GTTCCTGGAGATGTGGTTTTGGATCTTTCAACAATGACTAATCAAACAATTAAGCTCGGCAGCGGCCTCCGTCAG GATGGTGATGCTATATCAGCCATAAAAGCGGGAGTGCTCAGGTTTGCAAAGCCAAATAAGTATTGGGTTGAAAGCTCTCAGAAAAGG TATGTACCTTGCGCTGGAGATACAGTTCTTGGGATTGTGGTAGATTCTAGATCAGAT AACTTTCTTGTGGACATTAAAGGACCAACTTTGGCATTTTTGCCTGTACTTGCATTTGAAGGTGGAACAAGGAGGAACATACCAAAATTTGAg GTTGGTACTCTACTTTATGTCCGTGTTGTCAAGGCAAATGTTGGGATGAACCCTGAGCTTTCATGCATGGATG CTAGTGGAAAGGCTGCTGAATTTGGCCGTCTCAAAGATGGTTATATGTTTGAATCATCAACTGGCTTATCAAGAAT GCTGCTCAGTTCTCCAACATGTCCTGTGCTAGAGGCTTTTGGGAAAAACCTCTCCTTTGAGATAGCAGTTGGTTTAAATGGCCGTGTTTGG GTAAATGCTGAGTCTCCAGCAAATTTAATTCTTGTTGCAAATGCAATTATGAAATCCGAGTCATTGAGTGCAGTGCAGCAGAAAATTCTGGTTGAGAGACTGCTGAAGAGAGTCCAGTGA
- the LOC113739917 gene encoding protein KINESIN LIGHT CHAIN-RELATED 3-like, whose protein sequence is MPGVVMEVNHEEGPVSEVNENGNSTNGKENLVANKSLNEGLTTQNPQNGSTGNVVEGEVETSIEQLYENVCEMQSSDQSPSRVSFGSEGEESRIDSELRHLVGGEMREVEIMEEEEEVVRKPENDDSHSDIAIKKESSSINLENSQSGSTKTTSAQSKKATQSQLESDASAVSSPKGKSPHGKPPKDKRNEKNLKKGITGGIFSKKQSNSPSRGLKLQNGSEDSSESGLDNPDLGPFLLKQARDLISSGDNPQKALDLALRAAKSFERCADGKPSLDLVMSLHVTAAIYCNLGQYSDAIPVLEHSIEIPVIEEGQDHALAKFAGYMQLGDTYAMLGQLENSIMSYSTGLEVQRCILGDSDPRVGETCRYLAEAHVQALQFDEAEKLCQMALDLHRESGSPASLEEAADRRLMGLICESKGDHEAALEHLVLASMSLAANGQEAEVASVDCSIGDTYLSLNRYDEAIFAYQKALTALKSAKGENNPAVASVFVRLADLYNKTGKFKESKSYCENALRIFGKPPPGFAPEEIASGLTDISAIYESMNELEQALKLLQKALKMYDNAPGQQNTIAGIEAQMGVLYYMLGNYSDSYNSFKSAVLKLRACGDKKSAFFGIALNQMGLACVQRYAINEALDLFEESRSILEQEYGPYHPDTLGVYSNLAGTYDAVGRLEDAIKMLEFVVGMREEKLGTANPDVDDEKKRLAELLKEAGKVRNRKARSLENLLDSNNPTNNLNNDGIKV, encoded by the exons ATGCCTGGAGTCGTTATGGAGGTAAATCATGAAGAAGGCCCAGTGAGTGAAGTGAATGAGAATGGAAATTCTACCAATGGTAAAGAGAATTTGGTTGCAAATAAGTCCCTAAATGAAGGTTTGACTACTCAAAATCCTCAGAATGGCAGCACAGGGAATGTGGTTGAGGGTGAGGTTGAGACCTCTATAGAGCAGCTTTATGAGAATGTGTGTGAGATGCAAAGTTCTGATCAATCGCCCTCTAGGGTGAGTTTTGGATCAGAAGGTGAGGAGTCTAGGATTGATTCTGAGTTGCGACATCTTGTTGGAGGAGAGATGAGAGAAGTGGAGATaatggaagaagaagaagaagtggtGAGGAAGCCAGAGAATGATGATTCTCATAGTGATATTgctattaaaaaagaaagttcctcaattaactTGGAAAATTCCCAATCTGGAAGTACCAAGACTACTTCAGCTCAATCAAAGAAAGCAACTCAATCGCAGTTGGAGTCTGATGCATCAGCAGTCTCAAGTCCCAAGGGTAAAAGTCCTCATGGGAAGCCTCCCAAAGATAAAAGGAATGAAAAAAATCTAAAGAAAGGAATCACGGGAGGAATCTTCTCAAAGAAACAGAGCAATTCCCCTTCAAGGGGATTGAAACTACAGAATGGCAGTGAGGATTCATCAGAATCAGGCTTGGACAATCCTGATCTTGGGCCATTTCTACTTAAGCAAGCTAGGGATTTGATTTCTTCTGGAGATAATCCCCAGAAGGCTCTTGATTTAGCCCTTCGAGCAGCAAAGTCATTTGAAAGATGTGCCGATGGCAAGCCCAGTTTGGATCTGGTGATGAGTTTGCATGTGACTGCTGCAATATACTGTAACTTAGGCCAGTATAGTGATGCCATCCCAGTTCTGGAGCACTCAATTGAAATTCCGGTGATTGAGGAAGGCCAAGATCATGCCCTGGCTAAATTTGCTGGTTATATGCAATTGGGAGATACTTATGCAATGCTGGGCCAGCTAGAGAACTCCATTATGTCCTATTCAACAGGTTTAGAAGTCCAAAGGTGCATATTGGGAGACTCTGACCCTAGAGTTGGTGAGACCTGCAGATATTTGGCTGAAGCTCATGTCCAGGCACTGCAATTTGATGAAGCTGAGAAGCTCTGTCAGATGGCTCTAGATCTCCATAGAGAGAGTGGTTCTCCTGCTTCTCTTGAGGAGGCAGCAGACAGAAGGCTCATGGGACTGATTTGTGAATCCAAAGGAGATCATGAAGCTGCTCTTGAGCATCTTGTTTTGGCCAGCATGTCCTTGGCAGCCAATGGGCAGGAAGCAGAGGTGGCATCTGTTGATTGCAGCATTGGGGACACATATTTATCTCTAAATCGATATGATGAAGCTATTTTTGCTTATCAGAAAGCCCTTACAGCTCTTAAGTCTGCTAAGGGGGAAAATAATCCTGCTGTTGCTTCAGTTTTTGTTCGTCTGGCTGACTTGTATAACAAGACAGGAAAATTTAAGGAATCAAAATCCTATTGTGAAAATGCCCTTAGAATTTTTGGGAAGCCCCCACCTGGTTTTGCTCCAGAGGAGATTGCTAGTGGTCTGACTGACATATCTGCCATCTATGAATCAATGAATGAGCTTGAGCAGGCACTTAAGTTGCTGCAGAAGGCACTGAAGATGTATGATAATGCCCCTGGTCAGCAAAATACAATAGCAGGAATTGAGGCTCAGATGGGAGTTTTGTACTACATGTTGGGAAACTACTCAGATTCATACAACTCGTTCAAAAGTGCAGTGCTGAAACTCCGCGCCTGTGGAGATAAGAAATCAGCCTTCTTTGGTATTGCTCTTAATCAAATGGGGCTTGCTTGTGTACAGCGATATGCAATAAATGAAGCTTTGGATCTGTTTGAAGAATCAAGAAGCATTTTGGAACAAGAATATGGACCATATCACCCCGATACGCTTGGTGTTTATAGCAATCTTGCTGGCACTTACGATGCAGTGGGCAG GTTGGAAGATGCAATTAAAATGCTGGAGTTTGTTGTTGGAATGAGAGAGGAAAAGCTTGGGACAGCAAATCCTGATGTGGATGATGAGAAGAAGAGGCTGGCTGAGCTACTAAAAGAGGCTGGTAAGGTTCGGAACAGAAAAGCCAGGTCACTTGAGAACCTGCTTGATTCCAACAATCCTACAAACAATCTAAACAATGATGGCATCAAGGTCTGA